One Burkholderia cepacia genomic window carries:
- a CDS encoding NAD(P)/FAD-dependent oxidoreductase: protein MANVAIVGAGFIGLGAAAWLQRDGHRVTLFDPAGIGQGASFGNAATFAPYGCVPVNNPSVFGAIPHYLCGRDSPLRIRWPYLLHGAPWLARFLIASLPARHLRSAGALAALLALARDGYAPLLDAPRLAAFVRPRECLYLYARQASFDAAQPSLALRRRLGVPFETLDASAIRRLEPALAPIFTRGVLFVGSWHFSDPHGFLGALFAHLAAGGVTLERTNVEHVAPAGDGVRLLAGGATRTFDHVVIAAGARSAPFAASCGDRVPLDTERGYHVQFGAHEPIVSRPVGWAERGFYMTPLDEGLRAAGTVELGGFRADKNPALVALLTRSAREAVPSLGAPTRSWLGFRPTLPDGVPVIGRARRSARVIHAFGHQHLGVTLAGITGQIVADLVAQRAPPLDLAPYRAARF, encoded by the coding sequence ATGGCGAATGTCGCCATCGTGGGTGCAGGCTTCATCGGGCTCGGTGCGGCGGCATGGCTGCAGCGCGACGGGCATCGCGTGACGCTGTTCGACCCGGCCGGCATCGGCCAGGGCGCGTCGTTCGGCAATGCCGCGACGTTCGCGCCGTACGGCTGCGTGCCGGTGAACAATCCGTCGGTGTTCGGCGCGATCCCGCACTACCTGTGCGGGCGCGACAGCCCGCTGCGCATCCGCTGGCCGTACCTGCTGCACGGCGCGCCGTGGCTGGCCCGCTTCCTGATCGCGTCGCTGCCGGCGCGCCACCTGCGCAGCGCGGGCGCACTGGCCGCGCTGCTCGCGCTCGCCCGCGACGGCTATGCGCCGCTGCTCGACGCGCCAAGGCTTGCCGCATTCGTGCGGCCGCGCGAATGCCTGTACCTGTATGCGCGGCAGGCGTCGTTCGACGCCGCGCAGCCGTCGCTCGCGCTGCGGCGCCGGCTCGGCGTGCCGTTCGAGACGCTCGACGCGAGCGCGATCCGCCGGCTCGAGCCCGCACTCGCGCCGATCTTCACGCGCGGCGTGCTGTTCGTCGGAAGCTGGCACTTCTCCGATCCGCACGGCTTTCTTGGCGCGCTGTTCGCGCATCTGGCGGCGGGCGGCGTGACGCTGGAGCGCACGAACGTCGAGCACGTCGCGCCGGCGGGCGACGGCGTGCGGCTGCTGGCCGGCGGCGCGACGCGGACGTTCGACCATGTCGTGATCGCGGCGGGCGCGCGTTCCGCGCCGTTCGCGGCGTCGTGCGGCGACCGCGTGCCGCTCGATACCGAGCGCGGCTATCACGTGCAATTCGGCGCGCACGAGCCGATCGTCTCGCGGCCGGTCGGCTGGGCCGAGCGCGGCTTCTACATGACGCCGCTCGACGAAGGGCTGCGCGCGGCCGGCACCGTCGAGCTGGGCGGGTTTCGCGCGGACAAGAACCCGGCGCTCGTCGCGCTGCTCACGCGTTCCGCGCGCGAAGCCGTGCCGTCGCTCGGCGCACCGACGCGCAGCTGGCTCGGCTTCCGGCCGACGCTGCCGGACGGCGTGCCCGTGATCGGCCGCGCGCGGCGCAGCGCGCGCGTGATCCATGCATTCGGCCATCAGCATCTCGGCGTGACGCTCGCCGGCATCACCGGGCAAATCGTCGCCGACCTCGTCGCCCAGCGCGCACCGCCGCTGGACCTCGCACCGTACCGGGCCGCGCGATTCTGA
- a CDS encoding branched-chain amino acid ABC transporter substrate-binding protein: MNRRNWLAWLAVCSIGTAVTSAQGADAQAVKIGFAGPLTGPVARVGKDLQYGAQLALDEENAKHPTVGGKPVRFVLDVQDDQADPRIAIQVAQKLVDDGVVGVIGHYNSGCSIPASAVYKQANVAMITPGSTNPQLTMQGFRNVFRTMGHDGVGGVVAGRFAVEQLKAKRIGIIDDRTAFGQGLADAFEKGVKDAHGSIVSREYTNDKAVDFRAILTTMKSNNVDLLFFGGLDEQGAMLVKQMRSLGIRAQLFGAGALKSNAFLKIAGTSGEGTQDLEPGPALDKLPSAVAFAQRYKARFNQDVELYAPFSYDAALAMIAAVRKADSLDRGRIVASLPGVSVTGVTGKISFDERGDLIKPPYTLFRVEQGQWHSIRTVGGSGS; the protein is encoded by the coding sequence ATGAATCGTCGTAACTGGCTGGCTTGGCTGGCCGTCTGCTCGATCGGCACGGCCGTCACGTCCGCGCAGGGTGCGGATGCGCAGGCCGTCAAGATCGGCTTCGCCGGCCCGCTGACGGGGCCCGTCGCGCGCGTCGGCAAGGATCTGCAATACGGCGCGCAACTCGCGCTCGACGAAGAAAACGCGAAACATCCGACCGTGGGCGGCAAGCCCGTGCGCTTCGTGCTCGACGTGCAGGACGACCAGGCCGATCCGCGCATCGCGATCCAGGTCGCGCAGAAGCTCGTCGACGACGGCGTGGTCGGCGTGATCGGTCACTACAACTCGGGCTGCAGCATTCCCGCGTCGGCCGTCTACAAGCAGGCGAACGTCGCGATGATCACGCCCGGCTCGACCAATCCGCAGCTGACGATGCAAGGCTTCAGGAACGTGTTCCGCACGATGGGGCACGACGGTGTCGGCGGCGTGGTGGCCGGCCGTTTCGCGGTCGAGCAGTTGAAGGCGAAACGGATCGGCATCATCGACGATCGCACCGCGTTCGGCCAGGGTCTCGCCGATGCGTTCGAGAAGGGCGTGAAGGATGCGCACGGCAGCATCGTGTCGCGCGAATACACGAACGACAAGGCCGTCGATTTCCGCGCGATCCTGACGACGATGAAGAGCAACAACGTCGACCTGCTGTTCTTCGGCGGCCTCGACGAACAGGGCGCGATGCTCGTCAAGCAGATGCGCTCGCTCGGCATCCGCGCGCAGCTGTTCGGCGCCGGCGCATTGAAAAGCAATGCATTCCTGAAGATCGCCGGCACCTCGGGCGAAGGCACGCAGGATCTCGAACCGGGGCCGGCGCTCGACAAGCTGCCGTCCGCCGTCGCGTTCGCACAGCGCTACAAGGCACGCTTCAACCAGGATGTCGAGCTCTATGCGCCGTTCTCGTACGACGCGGCGCTCGCGATGATCGCGGCGGTACGCAAGGCCGATTCGCTCGATCGCGGCAGGATCGTCGCGAGCCTGCCCGGCGTATCGGTCACCGGCGTGACCGGGAAGATCTCGTTCGACGAGCGCGGCGACCTGATCAAGCCGCCGTATACGCTGTTCCGCGTCGAACAGGGGCAGTGGCACAGCATCCGCACGGTGGGCGGCTCGGGGAGCTGA
- a CDS encoding PLP-dependent aminotransferase family protein — protein sequence MASDKHSDTRGNGTPVKRPTYVEVSSSIEEEIRSGMYPPGSRLPPQRQLATELGINVSTVSRAYKELQLRGLVIGSKRRGSLVTGGAMPSIEPARASLAAGNGVIDLTVNRPATGEFLASLAQTFGTLPNDPRFAALQEYQPPQGPDWARAAGAQWLAAPGFVPSRDQVVVTSGAQHGLYAVLNSLIGTDGVIVADRLTYYGLKALAPVFQFEIVSAPADDDGLLPDEIERICQRMPVKAIFVVPNLQNPTVTTMSLARRMALVDIARRHHVTIIEDDVYGPLVRDRLPAIAGLCPELTFHIGATSKILAPGLRLGYLSCPRDSVALCAEAVRTTAWMPAPTSMLIATMWIEDGTAERIMGAQLAEIRARVDLARELLPAGQLKSDPACMFVWLRLPPPWRADDFAANAKARGVIVMPSSTFAVDRAEIEHGVRINLACPASRDELVNGLRILAGTLKDRPRALFGSI from the coding sequence ATGGCATCAGACAAACATTCCGACACGCGCGGCAACGGCACGCCGGTGAAGCGGCCGACCTACGTCGAGGTATCGAGCTCGATCGAGGAGGAAATCCGCAGCGGCATGTATCCGCCGGGCAGCCGCCTGCCGCCGCAGCGCCAGCTCGCGACCGAGCTCGGCATCAACGTGTCGACCGTGTCCCGGGCGTACAAGGAATTGCAGCTGCGCGGCCTCGTGATCGGCAGCAAACGGCGCGGCTCGCTCGTCACCGGCGGCGCGATGCCGAGCATCGAGCCGGCCCGCGCGTCGCTCGCGGCGGGCAACGGTGTGATCGACCTGACGGTGAACCGCCCGGCCACCGGCGAGTTTCTCGCGAGCCTCGCGCAGACGTTCGGCACGCTGCCGAATGACCCGCGTTTCGCCGCCCTCCAGGAATACCAGCCGCCGCAGGGCCCCGACTGGGCGCGCGCCGCCGGCGCGCAGTGGCTCGCCGCGCCGGGCTTCGTGCCGTCGCGCGACCAGGTGGTCGTCACGAGCGGCGCGCAGCACGGGCTGTACGCGGTGCTGAACAGCCTGATCGGCACCGACGGCGTGATCGTGGCCGACCGTCTCACGTATTACGGGCTCAAGGCGCTCGCACCGGTGTTCCAGTTCGAGATCGTCAGCGCGCCGGCCGACGACGACGGCCTGCTGCCCGACGAGATCGAGCGGATCTGCCAGCGCATGCCGGTCAAGGCGATCTTCGTCGTGCCGAACCTGCAGAACCCGACCGTCACGACGATGAGCCTCGCGCGCCGGATGGCGCTCGTCGACATCGCGCGCCGCCATCACGTGACGATCATCGAGGACGACGTGTACGGCCCGCTCGTGCGCGACCGGCTGCCGGCGATCGCGGGGCTGTGCCCCGAGCTGACGTTTCATATCGGCGCGACGTCGAAGATCCTCGCGCCGGGGCTGCGCCTCGGCTACCTGAGCTGCCCGCGCGACAGCGTCGCACTGTGCGCGGAGGCGGTGCGCACGACCGCATGGATGCCGGCCCCCACGTCGATGCTGATCGCGACCATGTGGATCGAGGACGGCACCGCCGAGCGGATCATGGGCGCGCAACTCGCGGAGATCCGCGCGCGCGTCGATCTCGCGCGGGAGCTGCTGCCGGCCGGGCAGCTGAAATCCGACCCGGCGTGCATGTTCGTGTGGCTGCGCCTGCCGCCGCCGTGGCGCGCCGACGACTTCGCCGCGAACGCGAAGGCGCGCGGCGTGATCGTGATGCCGTCGTCGACGTTCGCGGTCGATCGCGCGGAGATCGAGCACGGCGTGCGCATCAACCTCGCGTGTCCGGCTTCGCGCGACGAACTCGTCAACGGGCTGCGGATTCTCGCCGGCACGCTGAAGGACCGGCCGCGCGCGCTGTTCGGTTCGATTTGA
- a CDS encoding IS4 family transposase yields MARATESWAAMEFKGIDLGDKRLNRRAILLAEQLSGNPTASIPLACGGWAETAAAYRFFAQDKLEWTDVMEPHWQSATERMRACEVVLCLDDTTELNFNGQEIAGLGPLSYEAQRGMYVHATYAVTPQREPLGVLNAWMWSRERKDARGKRGGIKESTRWIEGYERVAEQAVDLPGTRLVYVADRESDIVELMAKARDLGYPADWLIRAQHNRVLPEGQRLWDHATQAEPLGEIRFTLHGRQRQKTREVQQQIWSRRIDVPDGQGGVVSINCLVAREIDAPAGVTPIEWRLLTNRDVPDMTEAARLIDWYRARWEVETFFHVLKNGCRVEALQLSTIERIERALVVFMVVAWRIARLMRLGRTCPDLDAGLLFEPDEWRAAFILNKKAPPDKPPRLNEVVRLVARLGGFLARKGDGEPGVKTIWLGMQRVVDFAAGITYARELEQQTCV; encoded by the coding sequence ATGGCACGAGCAACGGAGAGCTGGGCAGCAATGGAATTCAAGGGCATCGATCTGGGCGACAAGCGGCTGAACCGGCGGGCGATCCTGCTGGCCGAGCAACTGTCGGGCAATCCGACGGCGAGCATTCCGCTGGCGTGCGGCGGCTGGGCTGAGACGGCGGCGGCTTATCGGTTCTTCGCGCAGGACAAGCTGGAATGGACCGACGTCATGGAGCCGCACTGGCAGAGCGCGACCGAGCGGATGCGGGCATGCGAGGTGGTGCTGTGCCTGGATGACACGACCGAGCTGAACTTTAACGGGCAGGAGATCGCTGGACTGGGGCCGTTGTCGTATGAAGCCCAGCGCGGCATGTACGTTCATGCGACCTACGCGGTCACGCCACAGCGTGAACCGTTGGGCGTGCTCAATGCCTGGATGTGGTCGCGTGAGCGCAAGGACGCCCGAGGCAAGCGGGGCGGTATCAAGGAAAGCACGCGCTGGATCGAGGGATACGAACGGGTGGCCGAGCAGGCGGTGGATCTGCCCGGCACACGGTTGGTGTATGTCGCGGACCGGGAGTCGGACATTGTCGAGCTGATGGCCAAAGCGCGCGATTTGGGTTACCCGGCCGACTGGCTGATTCGCGCCCAGCACAATCGCGTGTTGCCCGAGGGTCAAAGGCTCTGGGATCACGCCACGCAAGCTGAGCCGCTCGGTGAAATCCGCTTCACCTTGCATGGTCGCCAGCGACAGAAGACGCGGGAGGTTCAGCAGCAAATCTGGAGTCGTCGGATCGACGTGCCCGATGGCCAGGGCGGTGTGGTGTCGATCAATTGCCTTGTTGCGCGCGAGATTGACGCGCCCGCCGGGGTGACGCCGATCGAATGGCGCTTGCTGACCAATCGCGACGTGCCGGATATGACCGAGGCTGCACGGCTGATCGATTGGTACCGCGCCCGCTGGGAGGTGGAAACCTTCTTTCATGTGCTGAAGAACGGTTGCCGAGTCGAGGCGCTACAACTGAGCACGATCGAGCGCATCGAGCGGGCGCTGGTGGTGTTCATGGTGGTGGCGTGGCGCATTGCTCGTCTCATGCGGTTAGGTCGAACGTGCCCGGACCTCGATGCCGGACTGCTATTCGAGCCCGATGAATGGAGGGCCGCCTTCATCCTCAACAAGAAGGCCCCACCCGACAAACCGCCGCGGCTAAACGAAGTGGTACGGCTCGTCGCCAGGCTCGGCGGCTTCCTCGCCCGCAAAGGCGACGGCGAGCCTGGCGTCAAAACCATCTGGCTAGGCATGCAGCGAGTGGTGGATTTTGCTGCCGGCATCACATACGCGCGCGAGCTTGAGCAGCAGACTTGTGTGTAA
- a CDS encoding RHS repeat-associated core domain-containing protein: MQLHYTVFNQSDHLGEIRSFEYGSFGRRTLKEAGRPDGSLDRTVFTWDGDVLLMEERFHLPPRQPGEREPLTFRPVQIVREDPDDADALPVAQRMHTLSERHQWQGASLYLHEPGTFVPLARLDETLVEAAFIATGTDGRFVQVPAKTRRATLFYQNDHLGTPQELLDESGKVVWLGRYRAWGGEKTVWQPQPERHEAGNPIRFPGQYHDDETVLHYNRHRYYDPQSGRFVSKDPIGLAGGINVYRYAPNPVQWVDPLGLSGTPAGRLADKAQSLQASQRPNTVAVIVSKDGRVVIGRNQGGVTNPEVQGALKDIQPNEFDAQCAEVNAIARARNKGVDLDGATISVANVRGKNSTSGVHGTDKTPCSVCNPLLKKFNMNLIQRCGHHE; the protein is encoded by the coding sequence TTGCAGCTGCACTATACGGTGTTCAATCAGAGCGACCACCTCGGTGAGATAAGGTCATTCGAGTACGGCTCGTTCGGGCGGCGCACACTGAAGGAGGCGGGACGACCGGACGGCAGCCTCGACCGGACGGTGTTCACGTGGGACGGCGACGTGCTGCTGATGGAGGAGCGTTTCCACCTGCCGCCGCGGCAGCCGGGCGAACGTGAGCCGTTGACCTTCCGCCCGGTGCAGATCGTGCGCGAGGATCCGGACGACGCGGACGCGCTGCCGGTGGCGCAGCGGATGCATACGCTGAGCGAGCGGCATCAGTGGCAAGGCGCGTCGCTCTATCTGCACGAACCCGGCACGTTCGTGCCGCTGGCGCGGCTGGACGAGACGCTGGTGGAGGCGGCGTTCATTGCGACGGGGACGGATGGCCGGTTCGTGCAGGTGCCGGCGAAGACGCGGCGTGCGACGCTGTTTTACCAGAACGATCATCTGGGGACGCCGCAGGAACTGCTGGACGAGTCGGGGAAAGTGGTGTGGCTAGGCCGGTACCGGGCGTGGGGTGGGGAGAAGACCGTCTGGCAGCCGCAGCCGGAACGCCATGAAGCGGGGAACCCGATCCGGTTCCCGGGGCAGTACCATGATGACGAGACGGTGCTGCATTACAACCGGCATCGGTACTATGATCCGCAATCAGGACGCTTCGTGTCGAAAGATCCGATCGGATTGGCCGGCGGGATCAATGTCTATCGATACGCACCAAATCCAGTACAGTGGGTTGATCCTCTCGGCTTGAGTGGTACGCCCGCAGGCAGGCTTGCAGATAAAGCGCAAAGTTTGCAGGCATCGCAGCGACCGAATACCGTTGCTGTGATTGTTTCCAAGGATGGGCGCGTCGTGATCGGGCGAAACCAGGGGGGCGTTACCAATCCGGAGGTCCAGGGTGCTTTGAAGGATATTCAGCCGAATGAGTTCGATGCTCAATGTGCCGAGGTGAATGCGATAGCTAGAGCAAGAAACAAGGGAGTCGATTTGGATGGTGCAACGATATCTGTTGCCAACGTGCGTGGTAAAAATAGTACAAGTGGAGTTCATGGAACGGACAAGACGCCGTGCTCCGTATGTAATCCATTGCTCAAGAAATTTAATATGAATTTGATTCAGCGATGTGGTCATCATGAATAG